From a region of the Babylonia areolata isolate BAREFJ2019XMU chromosome 21, ASM4173473v1, whole genome shotgun sequence genome:
- the LOC143296372 gene encoding uncharacterized protein LOC143296372 isoform X1, protein MLHTGSRSSVYSCLRSGMASVCRLKFAVRHCILLLVTGSLLILLWHHMQSAPPDVATPQQPTDDVEDFIKEVRNKVDESPDSPVKANQEPALLDVLGVFVSRNEGGWFRRDCNSSRQLREVSVSTPVGDLRMYVYDSPSDDKDYTKMLLKGWYVEKKEMAQFLRLSRDLPLIDVGGNLGLVTLQAATMGRQVVVVEPVPETALRLCRSVMDFGHSALVHVVQNAVSSRRGPVSLAASEPKAVGRYEVLRFQEWGFEPVQVDAILLDDLVDVLPFRRAALKIDVESHEGHVLAGAERLFQEIDIPLVWMEWEHVKYRPEYGGADILQFMQKHHMEPFDLMTGERLRTELFLFWPPTVLWRKTQ, encoded by the exons atgctgcacacaggatctcggtccTCAGTTTAcag TTGTTTAAGGTCCGGAATGGCTTCCGTCTGTCGGCTCAAGTTTGCTGTCCGGCACTGCATTCTCCTGCTGGTCACCGGGTCATTGTTGATCTTGCTTTGGCATCATATGCAGTCTGCTCCACCTGACGTTGCCACACCCCAGCAGCCCACAGACGACGTTGAAGACTTCATAAAGGAAGTGAGGAACAAAGTTGACGAGAGCCCTGACAGTCCTGTAAAAGCGAATCAGGAACCCGCCTTACTCGACGTTCTTGGAGTCTTCGTCTCCAGGAACGAAGGGGGCTGGTTTCGCCGggactgcaacagcagcagacaaCTCCGCGAGGTCTCCGTCTCCACGCCTGTCGGGGACCTGAGAATGTACGTGTACGACTCGCCCTCCGACGACAAAGACTACACCAAGATGCTGCTGAAGGGTTGGTACgtggagaagaaagagatggcACAGTTCCTGCGCCTGTCACGCGACCTGCCGCTCATCGACGTGGGCGGGAACCTGGGCCTGGTGACTCTGCAAGCGGCGACCATGgggagacaggtggtggtggtggaaccgGTGCCCGAAACTGCTCTCCGCCTGTGTCGCTCTGTCATGGACTTCGGGCACTCTGCGCTCGTTCACGTGGTGCAGAACGCCGTGTCTTCTCGGCGAGGACCGGTCTCGCTGGCCGCGAGCGAACCCAAGGCAGTTGGGCGGTACGAAGTGCTCCGTTTCCAGGAATGGGGATTCGAACCTGTCCAAGTGGATGCCATTCTGCTGGACGATCTTGTGGACGTGCTACCCTTCCGCAGGGCAGCGTTAAAG ATTGACGTGGAGAGCCACGAGGGTCACGTGCTGGCTGGTGCTGAGAGGCTGTTCCAAGAAATCGACATCCCCCTGGTGTGGATGGAATGGGAACACGTCAAATACAGGCCAGAGTACGGAGGGGCCGACATTCTTCAGTTCATGCAGAAGCACCATATGGAGCCTTTCGACCTGATGACGGGCGAGAGGCTTAGAACAGAACTGTTCTTGTTTTGGCCTCCTACTGTACTGTGGCGTAAAACACAGTAA
- the LOC143296372 gene encoding uncharacterized protein LOC143296372 isoform X2 has product MASVCRLKFAVRHCILLLVTGSLLILLWHHMQSAPPDVATPQQPTDDVEDFIKEVRNKVDESPDSPVKANQEPALLDVLGVFVSRNEGGWFRRDCNSSRQLREVSVSTPVGDLRMYVYDSPSDDKDYTKMLLKGWYVEKKEMAQFLRLSRDLPLIDVGGNLGLVTLQAATMGRQVVVVEPVPETALRLCRSVMDFGHSALVHVVQNAVSSRRGPVSLAASEPKAVGRYEVLRFQEWGFEPVQVDAILLDDLVDVLPFRRAALKIDVESHEGHVLAGAERLFQEIDIPLVWMEWEHVKYRPEYGGADILQFMQKHHMEPFDLMTGERLRTELFLFWPPTVLWRKTQ; this is encoded by the exons ATGGCTTCCGTCTGTCGGCTCAAGTTTGCTGTCCGGCACTGCATTCTCCTGCTGGTCACCGGGTCATTGTTGATCTTGCTTTGGCATCATATGCAGTCTGCTCCACCTGACGTTGCCACACCCCAGCAGCCCACAGACGACGTTGAAGACTTCATAAAGGAAGTGAGGAACAAAGTTGACGAGAGCCCTGACAGTCCTGTAAAAGCGAATCAGGAACCCGCCTTACTCGACGTTCTTGGAGTCTTCGTCTCCAGGAACGAAGGGGGCTGGTTTCGCCGggactgcaacagcagcagacaaCTCCGCGAGGTCTCCGTCTCCACGCCTGTCGGGGACCTGAGAATGTACGTGTACGACTCGCCCTCCGACGACAAAGACTACACCAAGATGCTGCTGAAGGGTTGGTACgtggagaagaaagagatggcACAGTTCCTGCGCCTGTCACGCGACCTGCCGCTCATCGACGTGGGCGGGAACCTGGGCCTGGTGACTCTGCAAGCGGCGACCATGgggagacaggtggtggtggtggaaccgGTGCCCGAAACTGCTCTCCGCCTGTGTCGCTCTGTCATGGACTTCGGGCACTCTGCGCTCGTTCACGTGGTGCAGAACGCCGTGTCTTCTCGGCGAGGACCGGTCTCGCTGGCCGCGAGCGAACCCAAGGCAGTTGGGCGGTACGAAGTGCTCCGTTTCCAGGAATGGGGATTCGAACCTGTCCAAGTGGATGCCATTCTGCTGGACGATCTTGTGGACGTGCTACCCTTCCGCAGGGCAGCGTTAAAG ATTGACGTGGAGAGCCACGAGGGTCACGTGCTGGCTGGTGCTGAGAGGCTGTTCCAAGAAATCGACATCCCCCTGGTGTGGATGGAATGGGAACACGTCAAATACAGGCCAGAGTACGGAGGGGCCGACATTCTTCAGTTCATGCAGAAGCACCATATGGAGCCTTTCGACCTGATGACGGGCGAGAGGCTTAGAACAGAACTGTTCTTGTTTTGGCCTCCTACTGTACTGTGGCGTAAAACACAGTAA